The DNA region AGACCGCTCCGGGCGCCAACGATACTCTGACCGACGACGCTGCATTAAAGATCATGCAGAAGTTGATGAAACAAGGCAAAGATGCCGCTGAAATATACATCCAGCAAGGTCGTCAGGACCTGGCAGATGCTGAACTGGCACAAGTGAAGGTGATTGAAGTTTACTTGCCGAAGCAGATGTCCGCTGAAGAACTGGAAGCTGCCCTGAAGGAAATCATTGCCGAAACAGGTGCTACCAGTGGTAAAGATATGGGGAAAGTAATGGGCGTTGCTTCCAAGAAGCTTGCCGGACTTGCCGAAGGTCGTGCCATCTCCGCCAAAGTAAAAGAATTGCTGGGATAAACTCCCCTTTTATTTCTGTTATAAGCCGTGTTTCCGGAAGATAGAAGAAAGTAATTTAACTTCTATCGCCCGAAAACACGGCTTCTTTTCGCATTTTATTGAGTATCATAATTTTTATTTCAAATACTATCATTATATTTGCCACGCATTTTCAAGGGAATATCCCCGCATAATAATAAAACTAGAATTCTGGCACAGCATATGAAAAGCAATATAAAGATGTGGAAATTAATGGTCCTTGCGGGGGCAATGCTTTTCTTGTCTGACATAGCTTACGCCAAAAGCCGGACACAAGACAGCGTACCGGGGTATAAACCGGATACGGGATACTTCGCCAAACGTTTTATTCACAGACTGGGCGTAGAATACCGCCCGGGATATATATTCCCTACCAGTTCATTCCTGGCAGGGGACAATTCTCAATGGAAACCTTTCGAATGGGGCTATTCCGCCCACCTGAAATATTCATTCCAGTTCAAACCCAATACTTGTGCCGACCGGATTTACGGCAGCGCCTACCAAGGTATAGGCGTAGGCTACTACGACTTCGGAAGCAAAGAAGAACTGGGAAACCCGATTGCCGTTTACGTCTATCAAGGGGCACGCATCGCGCGTATCACCCAACGGTTGTCACTCAATTACGAATGGAACTTCGGTGTGTCTTTCGGCTGGAAACCTTATGACGAACGCTACAACCCGCACAACAGTGTAATCGGCTCGAAAGCCAATGCCTATATCAATGCCGGCGTACAACTGAACTGGATGGTTTCACGGCAGATCGACCTGATTGCCGGAGTAACCGGTACCCACTTCTCTAATGGTAATACCAAATTCCCTAATGCGGGTCTGAACACCATGGGATTAAAAGTAGGCGTCGTCTATAACTTCAACAGACCGGAAGATGCGCTGACCAGCCCCACATACTTCACACCAGTACCGAAATTTCCGCGCCACGTCAGTTATGACCTAACCCTGTTCGGCTCATGGAGGCGGAAAGGCGTGTGGGTAGGTAGCGGACAGATCGCTTCACCGGATGCTTATACGGTACTTGGTTTCAACTTCGCCCCCATGTACAACATCGGATATAAATTCCGTACCGGTGTTTCGCTGGACGGTGTATACGACGCCAGCTCCAATGTTTATACGATCCCCGGAAGCGGAAATGAGTGTTACAAGCCGTCTCTTCACAAGCAGTTAGCCCTGGGTATTTCAGGACGTGCGGAATACGTGATGCCCTACTTCACAGTAGGTGTCGGTATTGGTGCCAACGTTCTGCATGGTGGCGGCGACCACAAAGGTATCTACCAAGTGCTGACGCTCAAAGTGGAACTTACCCGCAGCTCCTACCTGCATGTGGGTTACAATCTGAAGAATTTCAGCGATCCGAACTATCTGATGCTGGGTATCGGCTTCCGTTTCAATAACAAGTATCCGACTTTCCACCGCTGATACAACACATCCGGTCCGGGAGTTCTTCCCCCTATCCCTAATACATCTCTATCACATCCCTATTTAATCTCATGCAAAAGATGGCATCTTTTACATCAAAAGGTGGCATGTTATGCTACAAAAGATGGCATCTTTTACAGCGAAAGATGGCATCTTTTGCGCCAAAGGTCAGTGAGATGTACAGGAAAAGGTTTATTGTTTTACCTCAAAGGACTTATTAATCCATATCAAAGAGCTCCTTCAGCACCTCAAGAGACTTTAATACGGGAAAGTCAGGCAAGTGGAGGCGATAATATTCATTCATTATTGTAAGGCAGCGGGTACGTTCAGCGCGATTCATGGCAAAGAGGTGCATTGTTTCATAATTCATGCGCATCAGCATCGTCAGCCGTGAAGCCTCCGCAGGAAGTATATAAAATGAATGAAGCTGCGGGCGCAAAGGAGTGAAGCAGGCATTCAGCAGATCAAAGTAATCACCATTCTCATAATCCTCCAGATTAGGATACAACCCCAGGAAGCGGGATAAGCGCATCAGGAACACTAGATGGAAATTGGCAAAACTATCGCGGCACTCGTCCAGCCAGATAATAGAATGTTGCAGATAAGCAAACAACGGACGGTTCTCAGCCTCTTCGCGCACCGCACGATACAGGAACTCCGCTAGGAAAAGCGCTATGGAAGATTTGTACGGATCGTAGGGAATAGAAGAAAACGGATAGTAAGACTTCGCCTCCGTTATCTTATACATACTGGCGTTCGAACGGAAATCCGCCTCCAACTCCACCAAGGCGAGTGGCTGAAACAGCACCGATTTCACCGCAGCCTTCCGCGAACGGGGTATCTTTACAATGAACGAAGCACGTCCGGCCGTCTCCGTATAGATGTCCGCAATAAGAGAGGTATCGTTATATTTCAGGGTATGCAGCACAATCCCCAGCGTTTTCTGTAACATTCGCGCTTCAAGTTTTGGTTTCAATCCGGTAACAAAACTACGAAAAAAGCCGGAAATAACGGGAATAAAACAAGGATAAATAAAAAAATGCAGGTAGGGAAGTAAAAAAATGAAAGATATTATTCTCCTGATATTCAGGCTACAAACACAAAACTATAGAATAAATTCTACAAATCTCTCTATTTTTTTCTATAGATTATTTTGCCAATTCAAAAATAGTCCCTACATTTGCAACCGCAAACGAGAGATAATCTCTCTGCAAGAGCAGAAATGCTCACCAAAGGATGGCCCGTTCGTCTATCGGTTAG from Bacteroides sp. MSB163 includes:
- a CDS encoding GatB/YqeY domain-containing protein, with translation MDLFERVSEDIKTAMKAKDKVALETLRNIKKVFLEAKTAPGANDTLTDDAALKIMQKLMKQGKDAAEIYIQQGRQDLADAELAQVKVIEVYLPKQMSAEELEAALKEIIAETGATSGKDMGKVMGVASKKLAGLAEGRAISAKVKELLG
- the recO gene encoding DNA repair protein RecO; translated protein: MLQKTLGIVLHTLKYNDTSLIADIYTETAGRASFIVKIPRSRKAAVKSVLFQPLALVELEADFRSNASMYKITEAKSYYPFSSIPYDPYKSSIALFLAEFLYRAVREEAENRPLFAYLQHSIIWLDECRDSFANFHLVFLMRLSRFLGLYPNLEDYENGDYFDLLNACFTPLRPQLHSFYILPAEASRLTMLMRMNYETMHLFAMNRAERTRCLTIMNEYYRLHLPDFPVLKSLEVLKELFDMD
- a CDS encoding acyloxyacyl hydrolase, yielding MKSNIKMWKLMVLAGAMLFLSDIAYAKSRTQDSVPGYKPDTGYFAKRFIHRLGVEYRPGYIFPTSSFLAGDNSQWKPFEWGYSAHLKYSFQFKPNTCADRIYGSAYQGIGVGYYDFGSKEELGNPIAVYVYQGARIARITQRLSLNYEWNFGVSFGWKPYDERYNPHNSVIGSKANAYINAGVQLNWMVSRQIDLIAGVTGTHFSNGNTKFPNAGLNTMGLKVGVVYNFNRPEDALTSPTYFTPVPKFPRHVSYDLTLFGSWRRKGVWVGSGQIASPDAYTVLGFNFAPMYNIGYKFRTGVSLDGVYDASSNVYTIPGSGNECYKPSLHKQLALGISGRAEYVMPYFTVGVGIGANVLHGGGDHKGIYQVLTLKVELTRSSYLHVGYNLKNFSDPNYLMLGIGFRFNNKYPTFHR